One part of the Clostridium thermosuccinogenes genome encodes these proteins:
- a CDS encoding ABC transporter ATP-binding protein translates to MARNKYDVDEELETPFNVKHIIRLMKYVKPYKSKIIITVILMFVASIANLLGPYLTKIAIDSEIPKKNVKGLILLSVIFVLTLLVNAVCQKWRIREMTNVGQSIILNIRRDIFTHIQKLPFSYFDSRPHGKILVRVVNYVNSLSDLLSNGIVNLLTDLFSLLVILVFMFIVDARLTLICMIGLPLLAIAIMTIKTTQRKRWQAVSRKSSNMNAYIHENIAGIKVTQSFVREEVNAGIFRNLSNAYRSAWMSAQRVSMLLWPTVEMISIMGTAAVYLIGVSWIGESITVGALIAFTSYISRFWAPISNLGNFYNQIINAMAYMERIFETIDEKLIVENLPGATEMPVIEGDVEFKNVSFKYEEDGNLILENMSFKVNKGDTIALVGPTGAGKTTTINLLSRFYDISGGQVLIDGIDIRTVTLESLRKQMGVMLQDTFIFSGTIMDNIRYGKLDATDEEVMEAAKAVKAHDFIIKLKDGYYTQVNERGSRLSVGQRQLISFARALLANPKILILDEATSSIDTETEMALQEGLERLLKGRTSFVIAHRLSTIKNSTRIMYIDNRGIVEQGTHDELIAKKGAYWKLYTAQFKFLEAAV, encoded by the coding sequence ATGGCCAGAAATAAGTATGATGTAGATGAGGAACTTGAGACCCCATTTAATGTGAAGCATATAATACGATTAATGAAGTACGTAAAGCCATATAAAAGCAAAATCATCATAACTGTTATACTGATGTTTGTCGCAAGCATAGCAAATCTACTTGGGCCATACCTGACTAAAATAGCCATAGACAGTGAAATACCCAAGAAGAATGTTAAAGGACTTATACTCCTGTCGGTGATATTTGTGCTGACCTTGCTTGTTAATGCTGTCTGCCAGAAATGGAGAATTCGGGAAATGACCAATGTGGGTCAAAGCATCATTCTGAACATCAGGAGGGATATTTTTACCCATATCCAGAAGCTTCCCTTCTCGTATTTCGACAGCAGACCTCATGGAAAGATACTGGTAAGGGTAGTAAACTATGTAAACTCCCTTAGCGACTTGCTGTCTAACGGTATTGTCAATCTGCTGACCGACCTTTTTAGCTTGTTGGTTATTTTGGTGTTCATGTTTATAGTGGATGCCCGTCTGACTCTCATATGCATGATTGGACTGCCGTTGCTGGCTATAGCGATAATGACCATTAAGACCACCCAGCGCAAAAGATGGCAGGCCGTCAGCAGGAAATCCTCCAATATGAATGCCTACATACATGAGAATATTGCAGGAATAAAAGTTACCCAATCCTTTGTAAGGGAGGAAGTTAATGCAGGCATTTTCAGGAACCTCAGCAACGCCTACAGAAGTGCATGGATGAGCGCTCAAAGGGTATCCATGCTTTTATGGCCGACCGTTGAAATGATTTCGATAATGGGCACAGCAGCGGTTTATCTGATAGGAGTTTCCTGGATTGGAGAAAGCATAACTGTTGGTGCCTTGATAGCATTTACCAGCTATATATCCCGATTCTGGGCACCGATATCAAACCTTGGCAACTTCTATAACCAGATAATAAACGCTATGGCCTATATGGAAAGAATTTTCGAAACCATAGATGAAAAGCTTATAGTGGAAAACCTTCCCGGTGCAACTGAGATGCCGGTTATAGAGGGCGATGTGGAGTTCAAAAATGTGAGCTTCAAATATGAAGAGGACGGCAATCTGATTCTGGAAAATATGAGTTTCAAAGTCAATAAAGGGGATACCATTGCTTTGGTAGGACCGACCGGAGCAGGAAAGACCACCACCATAAATCTGCTCAGCAGATTCTACGATATAAGTGGCGGACAGGTGCTGATCGATGGTATTGACATTAGAACCGTGACGTTGGAGTCACTGAGAAAGCAAATGGGAGTCATGCTGCAGGATACTTTCATTTTCTCCGGTACCATAATGGACAATATAAGGTATGGTAAACTGGATGCTACCGATGAGGAAGTTATGGAAGCCGCAAAAGCGGTTAAAGCCCATGATTTTATCATAAAATTGAAGGACGGTTATTATACCCAGGTTAATGAAAGAGGCTCCAGGCTTTCGGTTGGGCAAAGGCAGCTGATATCTTTTGCAAGAGCCCTCCTGGCAAATCCGAAGATACTTATATTGGATGAAGCGACCTCCAGTATAGACACGGAAACGGAAATGGCTTTGCAGGAAGGTTTGGAAAGACTCCTTAAAGGAAGGACATCCTTTGTTATCGCCCACAGGCTGTCTACGATTAAAAACTCCACCAGGATAATGTACATCGATAATCGTGGAATAGTGGAGCAGGGTACTCATGATGAGCTTATAGCTAAAAAGGGTGCCTACTGGAAACTGTACACTGCTCAGTTCAAATTCCTTGAAGCTGCGGTGTAG
- a CDS encoding dipicolinate synthase subunit B — protein sequence MLLEGVKVGFALTGSFCTFAKVFAEIEKLVGEGADVYPIISESVDKTDTRYGSAIEWKNRLRVITGKDIISTIAAAEPIGPKGHLDILVVAPCTGNTLAKLANAINDTPVTMAVKAHLRNQKPVVLAVSTNDALGNNAKNLGVLLNAKNIYFVPFEQDDPEKKVNSLVAKMDLLIPTIQEALKGKQIQPILR from the coding sequence ATGTTGCTTGAGGGGGTTAAGGTTGGTTTTGCCCTGACAGGATCTTTTTGCACCTTTGCAAAGGTATTTGCAGAGATAGAGAAGCTTGTCGGTGAGGGAGCGGATGTTTATCCCATAATTTCTGAATCGGTAGACAAGACGGATACCAGATATGGCAGCGCTATTGAATGGAAAAACAGATTGAGAGTTATAACCGGAAAGGACATAATATCTACAATAGCCGCCGCAGAACCTATAGGCCCTAAAGGTCACCTGGATATTCTTGTTGTTGCTCCATGCACGGGCAATACTCTTGCCAAATTGGCTAATGCAATAAATGACACACCTGTGACCATGGCCGTCAAGGCTCATTTGAGAAACCAGAAGCCTGTGGTGCTGGCTGTGTCCACCAATGATGCCCTGGGAAACAACGCCAAGAATCTTGGAGTTTTGCTGAATGCAAAAAACATATATTTTGTTCCTTTCGAGCAGGATGACCCAGAAAAGAAAGTGAATTCGCTGGTGGCAAAGATGGATTTACTGATCCCTACCATACAGGAGGCTTTGAAGGGAAAACAGATACAGCCTATTTTAAGGTAA
- a CDS encoding AraC family transcriptional regulator, whose translation MCDMGLNPESFNPRVLYIFKKSFPGDYVINQHSHDFATFIYTLSGSCTYYIENNCYTVKKGDLLVINPGVCHYKVVDKSESVTQFHAGFNNLSIRDLPRDFIISQDASPVVNLSKYEYDFARTCSEILNEQEKNEPGFELFLKSAVMKLIVLILKATNINSFSRRNSQNDSSALGFEPYDKTNVVNTIISYINDRYMEEISLEKISQNTYLSPVYISKIFKDETGDSPINYLIKVRLSKAKELLEEGKVSIKTAAKSVGYHDAYYFSKLFKKYYGYPPSKVSKSA comes from the coding sequence ATGTGCGATATGGGATTAAATCCCGAGAGTTTTAACCCAAGGGTATTATATATTTTTAAGAAATCGTTTCCCGGGGATTATGTGATAAATCAGCATTCCCACGATTTTGCCACTTTCATTTACACACTGTCCGGTTCATGCACCTATTATATTGAAAACAACTGTTATACAGTGAAAAAAGGCGACCTATTAGTCATAAATCCAGGTGTATGTCACTATAAAGTTGTTGACAAAAGCGAATCTGTTACTCAATTCCATGCCGGCTTTAACAACCTGTCCATTCGAGACTTGCCCCGGGATTTTATAATCAGCCAGGACGCTTCACCGGTAGTAAACCTTTCCAAGTATGAGTATGATTTTGCCAGAACATGCTCGGAAATCCTTAATGAACAGGAAAAAAATGAGCCTGGCTTTGAACTGTTCCTGAAGTCGGCTGTGATGAAGCTTATAGTGTTGATACTGAAAGCGACCAATATCAATTCCTTCTCCAGGAGGAATTCACAAAATGATTCCAGCGCTTTAGGCTTTGAACCCTATGACAAGACTAATGTGGTAAATACAATAATATCTTATATAAACGACAGGTATATGGAGGAAATCTCCCTGGAAAAGATATCACAGAACACTTATTTGAGCCCTGTGTATATATCCAAGATTTTTAAGGACGAAACAGGAGATTCACCTATAAATTATCTGATAAAGGTCAGATTGTCGAAAGCCAAGGAGTTGCTGGAAGAAGGAAAAGTATCAATAAAAACAGCCGCAAAAAGCGTTGGCTATCACGATGCCTATTATTTCAGCAAGCTTTTTAAAAAGTACTATGGTTATCCGCCTTCTAAGGTATCAAAGAGTGCATGA
- a CDS encoding M16 family metallopeptidase: MFKKITLNNGLRIVYEKIPYVRSVSTGIWIGTGSRSENAANNGISHYIEHMMFKGTTNRSAKEIAESIDNIGGQINAFTGKECTCYYTKTLDDNLDIALDVLADMFFNSRFDKKDMDLERKVILEEIRMYEDSPEELVHDMLSETVWGGDTLGYPILGTEESLNRIDNNIIRDYIARNYTPGNCVISVSGNFDEDRLIALVERYFGGWSSEFDGRRSFKAAQFKREVNIKEKDTEQIHMCMGFNGLEQGDDRLYTLLAVNNIFGGGMSSRLFQGIREERGLVYSIYSYPSSYKNAGLFTIYAGMNPEHLETVIQLVSKEIKKLKKDHITPDELEKSKAQLKGSFILGLESTSSRMNSIGKSEVLLGYINTPEEILKKIDDINMDQAVEVINTIFDLDNFGFTAVGNIKKEFDVKMLVKDM; encoded by the coding sequence ATGTTCAAAAAAATCACTTTAAACAATGGTTTGAGGATTGTGTATGAGAAGATACCTTATGTGAGGTCAGTGTCAACAGGCATATGGATAGGAACGGGATCAAGAAGTGAAAATGCTGCAAACAACGGGATTTCCCACTACATAGAACATATGATGTTTAAAGGTACGACCAATAGGAGCGCAAAGGAAATTGCCGAGAGCATTGACAACATAGGCGGCCAAATAAATGCCTTTACAGGCAAGGAATGCACCTGCTACTATACCAAAACCTTGGATGATAATTTAGATATTGCTTTGGACGTGCTGGCAGATATGTTTTTTAATTCCAGATTCGATAAGAAAGACATGGATCTGGAGCGTAAAGTCATACTGGAAGAAATAAGGATGTATGAGGATTCACCGGAAGAATTGGTGCATGATATGCTTTCTGAAACCGTTTGGGGTGGAGATACGCTGGGATATCCCATTTTGGGCACGGAGGAAAGCTTAAACAGGATAGATAATAATATTATCAGAGACTATATCGCCAGGAATTACACTCCCGGCAACTGTGTAATATCAGTTTCGGGCAACTTTGATGAAGATCGGTTGATAGCTTTGGTGGAGAGATACTTTGGAGGGTGGAGCTCTGAATTTGACGGCAGGAGGAGTTTTAAAGCCGCACAGTTCAAAAGGGAAGTAAACATAAAGGAAAAGGATACAGAGCAAATTCATATGTGCATGGGATTTAACGGACTTGAACAGGGAGATGACAGGTTATATACGCTGCTTGCTGTAAATAATATCTTCGGAGGCGGCATGAGTTCAAGGCTGTTTCAGGGAATACGGGAAGAAAGAGGATTGGTTTATTCCATTTATTCCTACCCTTCTTCCTACAAAAATGCCGGGCTTTTTACAATATATGCCGGTATGAATCCGGAGCATCTGGAAACTGTTATTCAACTGGTTTCAAAAGAAATTAAGAAGCTTAAGAAGGATCATATCACTCCGGATGAACTGGAAAAATCCAAGGCTCAACTGAAAGGCAGCTTTATTTTAGGCTTGGAAAGCACCAGCAGCAGAATGAACAGCATAGGAAAGTCTGAAGTGCTGCTAGGGTATATAAACACTCCGGAAGAGATTCTGAAAAAGATTGATGATATAAATATGGACCAGGCGGTTGAAGTCATAAACACTATTTTTGATTTGGACAACTTTGGATTTACGGCTGTCGGTAATATAAAAAAGGAATTTGATGTAAAAATGCTGGTAAAAGACATGTGA
- a CDS encoding polyribonucleotide nucleotidyltransferase, with protein MQKFSMELAGRTLTIEIGKMAQLANGSVLVRYGDTAILSTATASATPREGIDFFPLSVDYEERLYSVGKIPGGFIKREGKPSEKAILTSRVIDRPIRPLFPKDLRNDVVIVNTVLSVDQDNSPEIAAMIGTSAAISISDIPWNGPIGGVVLGLVDGEVVINPNTAQREKSQMYVTLAGTKDKITMIEAGANEVPDDVMLNAVKRGHEDIKRIVEFIEGIRKEVGKPKFEYTSYEVPEEIFAAVKEFAYEKMREAVLAVDKQDRDAKIEKLTQEIQEHLAESFPEMETQINEAIYKLEKKVVREYILEEDKRVDGRRLDEIRPLSAEVALLPRAHGSAMFQRGQTQVLTVATLGALGDVQILDGIDLEESKRYMHHYNFPGYSVGEAKTSRGPGRREIGHGALAERALEPVIPSQEEFPYAIRLVSEVLMSNGSTSQGSVCGSTLALMDAGVPIKSPVAGISAGLVIDENNPERFKTFMDIQGIEDFFGDMDFKVAGTKKGITAIQVDIKVEGLTYEIIEQAFELTRKGREYIIDNVILKTIEKPRKELSPYAPKILTTIIDPDKIRDVIGPGGKMINKIIQETGVKIDIEDDGKVFVSCVDIKAGKRAIQIIDGIAKDVEPGQIYMGKVMRITTFGAFVEILPGKEGLVHISKLDKKRVAKVEDVVNVGDEILVKVIDIDKQGRINLSRKDAMSEEEERKEN; from the coding sequence GGAATTGGCAGGAAGAACATTAACGATTGAAATCGGAAAAATGGCTCAACTGGCAAATGGATCTGTTTTAGTAAGATATGGTGATACAGCTATACTTTCAACTGCCACTGCATCCGCTACACCGCGGGAAGGGATAGACTTCTTCCCTTTGAGCGTGGATTATGAGGAAAGACTGTACTCAGTAGGTAAGATTCCCGGTGGTTTTATCAAGAGGGAAGGAAAACCGTCGGAAAAGGCAATATTGACTTCGAGGGTTATAGACAGGCCTATTAGGCCTTTATTTCCCAAAGACCTCAGAAATGATGTTGTCATAGTAAATACGGTTTTATCGGTGGATCAGGATAACTCACCGGAAATTGCCGCCATGATAGGTACCTCAGCTGCAATAAGCATATCCGATATACCATGGAATGGTCCTATAGGTGGAGTAGTGCTGGGACTGGTGGATGGCGAAGTGGTAATAAACCCGAATACCGCCCAGAGGGAAAAGAGTCAGATGTATGTGACTCTTGCCGGCACCAAGGACAAGATAACGATGATAGAAGCCGGAGCCAACGAAGTGCCGGATGATGTGATGCTGAATGCGGTCAAGAGAGGACATGAAGACATTAAACGGATAGTTGAGTTTATTGAGGGAATCAGGAAAGAAGTAGGAAAGCCTAAGTTTGAGTATACCTCTTATGAGGTTCCGGAAGAAATATTTGCTGCTGTCAAAGAGTTTGCATATGAGAAAATGAGAGAAGCTGTTTTGGCAGTGGACAAGCAGGACCGGGATGCAAAAATCGAAAAGCTGACTCAGGAAATCCAGGAGCATCTTGCTGAGTCCTTTCCGGAAATGGAGACCCAGATAAATGAAGCTATATACAAGCTGGAAAAGAAGGTTGTAAGAGAATATATCTTAGAAGAAGACAAGAGGGTTGACGGAAGAAGGCTGGATGAAATCAGGCCGCTTTCAGCAGAGGTTGCACTGCTGCCAAGGGCGCACGGCTCAGCCATGTTCCAGCGTGGACAGACCCAAGTGCTTACCGTAGCCACTCTTGGAGCTCTTGGTGATGTTCAGATATTGGATGGTATAGATCTTGAGGAATCAAAAAGGTATATGCATCATTACAACTTCCCCGGTTATAGCGTGGGAGAAGCAAAGACCTCAAGAGGTCCCGGAAGAAGAGAAATAGGCCATGGAGCTCTGGCTGAAAGAGCCCTTGAGCCGGTGATTCCCAGCCAGGAGGAATTTCCTTATGCCATCAGGCTGGTATCCGAAGTGCTGATGTCCAATGGTTCTACTTCCCAGGGTAGTGTTTGTGGAAGCACCCTGGCTCTTATGGACGCCGGAGTACCGATAAAGAGTCCGGTAGCAGGTATTTCTGCCGGCCTTGTCATAGATGAGAATAATCCGGAAAGATTCAAAACCTTCATGGATATTCAGGGAATTGAGGACTTCTTCGGAGATATGGATTTTAAGGTTGCAGGAACAAAGAAAGGTATAACAGCAATACAGGTGGATATCAAAGTAGAAGGTCTGACATACGAAATAATAGAGCAAGCTTTTGAATTGACCCGCAAAGGTCGTGAGTATATTATTGACAATGTCATACTGAAAACTATTGAGAAACCCAGAAAAGAACTTTCACCCTATGCTCCGAAGATACTGACAACCATCATTGACCCTGATAAGATAAGGGATGTAATCGGTCCCGGCGGAAAAATGATAAACAAGATAATTCAGGAAACCGGGGTAAAAATTGATATAGAAGACGATGGAAAGGTATTTGTATCCTGTGTTGATATCAAGGCAGGCAAGAGGGCCATTCAGATAATTGATGGTATTGCCAAGGATGTTGAGCCTGGTCAGATTTATATGGGCAAAGTAATGAGGATAACAACCTTCGGAGCTTTTGTCGAAATTCTGCCTGGCAAGGAAGGCCTGGTTCATATTTCCAAACTTGATAAAAAGCGGGTTGCAAAAGTTGAAGATGTGGTCAATGTAGGTGACGAGATTCTTGTAAAGGTTATTGATATAGATAAGCAGGGAAGAATAAACCTTTCAAGAAAAGATGCTATGTCTGAGGAAGAGGAGAGGAAAGAAAACTAA
- the dpsA gene encoding dipicolinate synthase subunit DpsA, translating to MRKRKYTVIGGDLRSLKLANQIADDGNAVNIYGFSNAEFDLGIEESKDLMQAIDESDVVIGPLPCSNDNETLNAPFFPDKIYINEVFKKMSKNQLFIAGRIGDKIQQLAQIYNVYVVDLLEREEMAVLNAIPTAEGAIQIAIEEMPITLHDCNAMILGFGRIGKALSKMLHGIGANVFVAARKYADIAWIRSYGYKPVYLDDMDRYLGQMDVLFNTIPHVILEAGSLGALKKDCLVIDLASKPGGVDFNKAKEMGIKVIWALSLPGKVAPVTAAKFMKDTIYNIIDELGV from the coding sequence ATGCGCAAAAGGAAGTACACAGTCATAGGTGGAGATTTAAGAAGCTTGAAATTAGCCAATCAGATTGCTGATGATGGAAATGCTGTAAATATATATGGATTCAGTAATGCGGAATTCGACCTGGGAATCGAGGAAAGCAAGGATTTGATGCAGGCTATAGACGAGTCGGATGTGGTTATCGGTCCCTTGCCATGTTCTAATGACAATGAGACGCTTAATGCACCGTTTTTTCCGGATAAGATATACATAAACGAAGTTTTCAAAAAGATGTCCAAAAATCAGCTGTTTATTGCCGGTAGAATAGGCGATAAGATACAGCAGCTCGCCCAGATATATAACGTCTATGTAGTAGATTTGCTTGAAAGGGAAGAGATGGCGGTGTTAAACGCCATACCTACCGCAGAGGGAGCAATCCAGATTGCCATAGAAGAAATGCCAATAACTCTTCATGATTGCAATGCAATGATTCTAGGTTTTGGCAGGATTGGCAAGGCCCTTTCCAAAATGTTGCACGGCATAGGGGCAAACGTCTTCGTAGCAGCCAGGAAGTATGCAGATATTGCTTGGATAAGAAGTTACGGATATAAACCGGTTTATCTTGATGATATGGATAGGTATCTTGGACAGATGGATGTCCTGTTCAACACAATACCCCATGTCATACTTGAAGCCGGCTCACTTGGAGCGCTGAAGAAGGACTGCCTTGTCATAGATCTTGCGTCTAAGCCGGGAGGAGTCGACTTCAATAAGGCAAAAGAAATGGGAATTAAGGTTATATGGGCGTTGTCCCTTCCTGGCAAAGTAGCTCCGGTAACAGCTGCAAAGTTTATGAAGGACACAATATATAACATTATTGATGAGTTGGGGGTGTAG
- a CDS encoding ABC transporter ATP-binding protein, translating into MEVFKWLWSNLKGYRLRMLLGLVMVVAVSSFHLVNPYISGRIVDDVIYGGKTDILLNLVLLMIGATLVRSMLKYCYQLNFESVSQKVVHNIRMNIFRKLQELDFGFFDKNRTGDLMARMTGDTDMMRHFIAWVIYATFENGAIFIYALISMSMISLRLTLMLLVLTPLTAFFANKMSRTIRPAFFAVREQFSRLNTVVQENISGNRVVKAFTKEDYEIEKFDRENNEYRNRNLDIAKVHEKYLPILELIAGSLTVLVILVGGILVISDVISIGELVTFNGCIWMMNGPMRMLGTIVNDYQRFSTSGEKILAVLKTEPKIKNSEHVVKKDRIDGAVEFRNVSFSYGDEEVLKDISFKAYPGQTVAIVGPTGSGKSTLISLIGRYYDCTDGAVLVDGINVKDIDLKLLRKNISVAMQDIFLFSDTIEGNIAYGIPDADMEQVIAAAEAADAHNFITKLPEGYDTIIGERGVGLSGGQRQRLALARAILKDPSILILDDTTSSVDMETEHKIQKTLKSISQNRTTFIIAHRISSVKNADLILVLEKGRIIERGKHDELIKQKGYYYKVYMNQYGDFDEAISREVV; encoded by the coding sequence ATGGAAGTTTTTAAATGGTTGTGGAGCAATCTGAAAGGGTATAGACTGCGAATGTTATTGGGACTGGTTATGGTTGTCGCAGTTTCCTCCTTTCATCTGGTTAACCCCTATATTTCAGGGAGAATCGTGGATGATGTCATCTATGGCGGAAAAACTGATATTTTATTAAACCTCGTATTGCTTATGATAGGGGCAACGTTGGTAAGATCCATGCTGAAGTATTGCTATCAGTTGAACTTTGAATCCGTCTCCCAGAAAGTAGTACATAATATCAGAATGAATATTTTCCGCAAACTTCAGGAGCTCGATTTTGGATTTTTCGACAAAAACAGAACCGGGGACCTGATGGCACGAATGACAGGCGATACGGACATGATGAGGCACTTTATTGCATGGGTGATATATGCTACGTTTGAGAATGGAGCCATATTCATATATGCCCTGATTTCCATGTCCATGATAAGCTTAAGGCTTACCCTTATGCTGCTGGTATTAACCCCTTTAACTGCCTTTTTCGCAAACAAAATGTCCAGGACGATAAGACCTGCCTTTTTTGCCGTAAGGGAGCAGTTTTCGCGATTGAATACCGTTGTCCAGGAAAATATCAGCGGCAACAGGGTAGTTAAAGCCTTTACAAAAGAAGATTATGAAATCGAGAAATTTGACAGGGAAAATAATGAATACAGAAATAGAAACCTGGATATTGCAAAAGTGCATGAAAAGTATCTGCCGATCCTGGAGCTTATTGCAGGTTCGCTAACCGTGCTGGTAATCCTTGTGGGCGGCATTCTGGTGATCAGCGATGTTATTTCCATCGGCGAGCTTGTCACCTTTAACGGATGCATATGGATGATGAACGGTCCCATGCGTATGCTGGGTACGATAGTAAATGACTACCAGAGGTTTTCGACCTCCGGAGAAAAGATACTGGCAGTATTGAAAACAGAACCAAAAATCAAAAATTCAGAGCACGTTGTAAAGAAAGACCGTATAGACGGAGCTGTAGAATTTAGAAATGTAAGCTTCAGCTATGGGGACGAGGAGGTTCTGAAGGATATAAGCTTCAAAGCATATCCTGGGCAGACCGTCGCAATAGTAGGTCCTACAGGTTCCGGAAAATCGACGCTGATAAGCTTGATAGGCAGATATTATGATTGCACGGATGGTGCTGTTTTAGTTGATGGTATAAACGTGAAGGATATCGACCTTAAACTTCTGAGAAAGAATATTTCTGTTGCGATGCAGGATATTTTCCTGTTTTCAGATACCATTGAAGGCAATATAGCTTACGGAATTCCCGATGCCGATATGGAGCAGGTAATAGCCGCCGCTGAGGCTGCAGATGCGCATAATTTTATAACAAAGCTTCCTGAAGGATATGACACAATAATTGGTGAGCGAGGAGTGGGCCTGTCCGGAGGGCAGAGACAGAGACTGGCCTTAGCAAGAGCTATTTTGAAGGATCCTTCCATTCTTATTCTCGATGATACCACATCCAGCGTGGATATGGAGACCGAGCATAAGATACAGAAGACGCTCAAGTCCATTTCTCAGAACAGAACAACGTTTATTATAGCTCACAGGATATCATCGGTTAAAAATGCCGATTTGATATTGGTTTTGGAAAAGGGAAGGATTATTGAGAGAGGAAAACATGACGAACTCATAAAGCAAAAAGGATATTACTATAAAGTATATATGAACCAATATGGTGACTTTGATGAAGCTATTTCCAGGGAGGTGGTATAA